From Streptomyces sp. CMB-StM0423, a single genomic window includes:
- a CDS encoding vWA domain-containing protein, producing MPYTAEISRANPTAIVFLVDQSTSMTDPIGDGSATHRKADVVADAINRLLTELSVKCAKEEGVRDYFHVAVIGYGSTVGSAFVGELAGRDLVPLSQVADYPARMEERIKKVPDGAGGLVETHVKFPVWMDPVAHGGTPMNRALRYTAQLVRDWVHRYPGCFPPIVLNLTDGEANDGDPTEGSDEVTSHATADGGVLLFNLHVSDSGGEPTAFPDSEAGLPDAYARQLFAMSSTLPSHMRSYAASQGHAVSEYTRGFVYNADITSVVQFLDIGTRATELR from the coding sequence ATGCCCTACACCGCCGAAATCAGTCGCGCCAACCCCACTGCGATCGTCTTCCTCGTGGACCAGTCCACCTCCATGACCGACCCGATCGGTGATGGGAGTGCCACCCACCGCAAGGCCGACGTCGTGGCCGACGCCATCAACCGACTGCTGACCGAGCTATCCGTGAAGTGCGCGAAGGAAGAGGGCGTGCGGGACTACTTCCATGTGGCCGTGATCGGGTACGGCTCCACGGTCGGCTCCGCTTTCGTAGGCGAACTCGCGGGCCGCGACCTGGTACCGCTCAGCCAGGTTGCGGACTACCCGGCCCGCATGGAGGAGCGGATCAAGAAAGTACCGGACGGTGCCGGAGGGCTCGTGGAGACCCACGTGAAGTTTCCCGTCTGGATGGATCCGGTGGCGCACGGCGGGACTCCCATGAACCGCGCTCTGCGCTATACGGCGCAGTTGGTACGAGACTGGGTACACCGCTACCCGGGCTGCTTCCCTCCCATCGTCCTCAACCTCACGGACGGCGAGGCCAACGACGGTGACCCCACCGAGGGTTCTGACGAAGTCACCTCCCACGCCACCGCTGACGGCGGTGTCCTCCTCTTCAACCTGCATGTGTCCGACTCCGGAGGCGAGCCGACGGCCTTCCCCGACTCTGAGGCAGGACTGCCCGACGCCTACGCGCGCCAGCTCTTCGCGATGTCCAGCACGCTGCCGAGCCATATGCGCTCCTACGCGGCATCGCAAGGACACGCGGTCAGCGAGTACACGCGAGGATTTGTGTACAACGCCGACATCACTTCGGTCGTGCAGTTCCTGGACATCGGCACCCGTGCCACCGAACTGCGGTGA